In Roseisolibacter agri, the following proteins share a genomic window:
- a CDS encoding HU family DNA-binding protein: MNKAELIQHIADEHELSRAQAQRIINSMFDPNTGVIAKALKKGDSVSITGFGTFEQRKRGARTFRNPQTGEPVKAKASKVPAFRAGATLKGTVRGTAKGK, from the coding sequence ATGAACAAGGCCGAACTGATCCAGCACATCGCCGACGAGCACGAGCTCTCGCGCGCGCAGGCGCAGCGCATCATCAACAGCATGTTCGACCCGAACACCGGCGTGATCGCGAAGGCGCTCAAGAAGGGCGACTCGGTCTCGATCACCGGCTTCGGCACGTTCGAGCAGCGCAAGCGCGGCGCCCGCACGTTCCGCAACCCGCAGACGGGCGAGCCCGTGAAGGCGAAGGCGAGCAAGGTCCCGGCGTTCCGCGCCGGCGCGACGCTCAAGGGCACCGTCCGCGGCACCGCCAAGGGCAAGTGA
- the hisG gene encoding ATP phosphoribosyltransferase — protein sequence MLRIALPNKGRLAEEARELFNDAGLEVRVRGDRALTASLGGEFEAIFVRAQDIPEFVADGAADAGVTGWDLVCESGRALSALLDLGFGRCRVVLAAREDSRVRTADDLDAFGPTGAGAVRVATVFPGVTRQFFEERGQAVTLVPISGAVEIAPHLGIADVIVDLTSTGSTLKMNGLREVATVLESSARLIAAPGALAAAGETPTDKQRALDELVMALESVLRARGKRYVMANVPREALERVKQVLPGLNGPTVIDLLNGGAVGTSAYVAVHAVVPAASIYRTIAQLKSLGGEGILVTRIERLMP from the coding sequence ATGCTCCGCATCGCACTCCCCAACAAGGGCCGCCTCGCCGAGGAAGCCCGCGAGCTGTTCAACGACGCCGGGCTCGAGGTCCGCGTGCGGGGCGACCGCGCGCTCACCGCGTCGCTCGGCGGCGAGTTCGAGGCGATCTTCGTCCGCGCGCAGGACATCCCCGAGTTCGTCGCCGACGGCGCGGCCGACGCGGGCGTCACCGGGTGGGACCTGGTGTGCGAGTCGGGGCGTGCGCTGAGCGCGCTGCTCGACCTGGGCTTCGGCCGCTGCCGCGTGGTGCTGGCGGCGCGCGAGGACTCGCGCGTGCGCACCGCCGACGACCTCGACGCGTTCGGGCCGACGGGCGCGGGCGCGGTGCGCGTGGCGACGGTCTTCCCGGGCGTCACGCGGCAGTTCTTCGAGGAGCGCGGCCAGGCGGTGACGCTGGTCCCGATCTCCGGCGCCGTCGAGATCGCTCCCCACCTCGGCATCGCGGACGTCATCGTGGACCTCACGTCGACCGGCTCGACGCTCAAGATGAACGGCCTGCGCGAGGTCGCCACGGTGCTGGAGTCGAGCGCGCGCCTCATCGCCGCGCCCGGCGCGCTGGCCGCCGCGGGCGAGACGCCCACCGACAAGCAGCGCGCGCTCGACGAGCTGGTCATGGCGCTGGAGTCGGTGCTGCGCGCGCGGGGCAAGCGCTACGTGATGGCCAACGTCCCGCGCGAGGCGCTGGAACGGGTCAAGCAGGTACTCCCGGGGCTCAACGGCCCGACGGTCATCGACCTGCTGAACGGCGGCGCGGTGGGGACCTCCGCGTACGTGGCGGTGCACGCGGTGGTGCCCGCGGCGTCGATCTACCGCACGATCGCGCAGCTGAAGTCGCTGGGGGGCGAGGGGATCCTGGTGACGCGGATCGAGCGCCTCATGCCTTGA
- a CDS encoding plastocyanin/azurin family copper-binding protein, whose product MRFSAFAFAASALVLAACGGEKAASADSAAAPTTDSAAVAAPAPTADAGATATAAPATGQTHEVKMVGDEKGYRFEPADLKVKAGDAVKFTMVSGGPHDVSFDEAAIPAAGKAQLTANIPNPSAPLKSQMLLNPNETITISFANVAPGAYNYHCTPHLAMGMKGVITVE is encoded by the coding sequence ATGCGTTTCAGCGCTTTTGCGTTTGCGGCCAGCGCGCTCGTGCTCGCGGCTTGCGGTGGTGAGAAGGCGGCGTCGGCGGATTCGGCGGCGGCGCCGACGACGGATTCGGCGGCGGTCGCGGCTCCGGCCCCGACGGCCGACGCGGGTGCGACGGCCACGGCGGCTCCGGCCACCGGCCAGACGCACGAGGTCAAGATGGTCGGCGACGAGAAGGGCTACCGCTTCGAGCCGGCCGACCTCAAGGTCAAGGCGGGCGACGCCGTGAAGTTCACGATGGTCTCGGGTGGCCCGCACGACGTCTCGTTCGACGAGGCCGCGATCCCGGCCGCCGGCAAGGCGCAGCTGACGGCGAACATCCCGAACCCGTCCGCGCCGCTCAAGTCGCAGATGCTGCTCAACCCGAACGAGACGATCACGATCAGCTTCGCGAACGTCGCGCCGGGCGCGTACAACTACCACTGCACGCCGCACCTCGCGATGGGGATGAAGGGCGTGATCACGGTCGAGTAA
- the uvsE gene encoding UV DNA damage repair endonuclease UvsE, whose amino-acid sequence MIRWGLCCQFLDAPIKFRTATHRYVSGLDAAARRDYLAAIARDNADALARAVERCHEIGVGAFRINSQILPLATHPVSGYALGDLDDGEAGALEAAFAAVRPLAHARGVRLSLHPDQFVVLNSEREAVRDASRQELEFQCWVAEVVGADTVTLHVGGAAGGKPAALERLARAVDQLSPRARARLALENDDRLFTPEDLLPFCARTELAMVYDAHHHRCNPDALSVEDATLRAATTWAGRDATLAPTAREPYFHVSSPRDGWDARNPRPHADYIDPADLPPLWRDLALTVDVEAKAKERAVLDIKGRVEQGAVR is encoded by the coding sequence ATGATCCGCTGGGGCCTCTGCTGCCAGTTCCTCGACGCGCCCATCAAGTTCCGCACGGCGACGCACCGCTACGTGTCGGGGCTCGACGCCGCCGCGCGGCGCGACTACCTCGCCGCCATCGCGCGCGACAACGCCGACGCGCTGGCCCGCGCCGTCGAGCGCTGCCACGAGATCGGCGTCGGCGCGTTCCGCATCAACAGCCAGATCCTGCCGCTCGCCACGCACCCCGTGAGCGGCTACGCGCTCGGCGATCTCGACGACGGCGAGGCGGGCGCGCTCGAGGCGGCGTTCGCCGCGGTGCGGCCGCTCGCGCACGCGCGCGGCGTCCGGCTCAGCCTCCACCCCGACCAGTTCGTCGTGCTCAACTCCGAGCGCGAGGCGGTGCGCGACGCGTCGCGGCAGGAGCTGGAGTTCCAGTGCTGGGTAGCGGAGGTCGTGGGCGCCGACACGGTGACGCTGCACGTCGGCGGCGCGGCGGGCGGCAAGCCCGCGGCGCTGGAGCGGCTGGCGCGCGCGGTCGACCAGCTGTCGCCGCGCGCCCGCGCGCGCCTCGCGCTCGAGAACGACGACCGGCTGTTCACGCCCGAGGACCTGCTCCCCTTCTGCGCGCGCACGGAACTGGCGATGGTCTACGACGCGCACCACCACCGCTGCAACCCCGACGCGCTCTCGGTCGAGGACGCGACGCTGCGCGCCGCCACGACGTGGGCGGGGCGTGACGCCACGCTCGCGCCGACGGCGCGCGAGCCCTACTTCCACGTCTCGTCGCCGCGCGACGGCTGGGACGCCCGCAACCCGCGCCCGCACGCCGACTACATCGACCCCGCCGACCTGCCGCCGCTCTGGCGCGACCTGGCGCTGACGGTGGACGTCGAGGCGAAGGCGAAGGAGCGGGCCGTGCTGGACATCAAGGGGCGGGTGGAGCAGGGGGCGGTGCGGTAG